From the Salarias fasciatus chromosome 5, fSalaFa1.1, whole genome shotgun sequence genome, the window AAGACCACAGTCTTTTAGGTTGTTCTTAATAATGACGTCAGTCACGGCGTCGAAGACAAACTGCACGTTCTTGGTGTCAGTGGCACAGGTGAAGTGGGTGTAGATCTCCTTGGTGTCCTTTTTCTTGTTCAGATCCTCGAATTTGGTCTGGATGTAACTGGCAGCTTCATCAAACTTGTTGGCTCCTGCAGAAAAAAGCAAGATAAAGGAAAGTCATCTGTGGTCTGGAGGGGAAACACTGAACTCCTGCAGAAGGTGAACCCCCCCTACCTGTGTACTCCGGGAAGCATATGGTGAGGGGGCTGCGGGTGATCTTCTCCTCAAAGAGGTCCTTCTTgttgaggaagaggatgatggaggtTTCGGTGAACCACTTGTTGTTGCAGATGGAGTCGAACAGCTTCATGCTCTCATGCATTCGGTTCTGAGGGGAAGAAGAGCAGCTGTGGATTACGGCTCCTCTGCGGCCACCAGGGGACAATGTTGCCACGTGTTTCGAATGCGAGTCTAATCAGTGCAGAGGAGGCTTCAGAGCATCTTCAGAGCAGGTCTCTGCTGAGCGCTTTCTTTATATTCACAACCAGTTTGAGAAATTGAGGTCCATTGGTTCACGCCACTCGAAAAGAAAAATACCCATTATATCTCTTATTGTATAATTGCACTTCACAGAGCAGTTCACCGGGATCATTTTATGAACCGTGACTCACTATTACTTAGCAATAATAAGGAAGGATGGCCGATCATAAAAACCCTGCGCTATAATCTAATCTACACTGAACCGAGAACAAGGCGACCAGCAGGTTTATGAGTTCGGCTAATTGATAAAGTTCATTCTGATTGTGACACAGAAAGGCTTTCCATACCATTTCCTCATCCTCAGCCAGCACCAGGTCGTAAGCGCTCAGCGCAACACAGAAGATAATGGCTGTGACTCCTTCAAAACAGTGAATCCACTTCTTCCTCTCCGAGCGCTGGCCTCCAACATCGAACATTCTGCAACGCAGATCAAACACAGGAGGTAAATGAGGTGGGGGGGGTTCCCGCCTGTAGTCGGGGATCACTGCCACAAAGCAGCGAGAGGGacatttcagctgaaatgaCAGCGAAGGAAGGAAGCACAAAGTTAGGGTGACATCTGTGGACACACATTAAGTTTTCATGAGGCGGTTCGGGAACAAGAGTGGAGAGCTGTCTGTCAGATATCTGATGACAGACTGCAGGGTCGGAGCGGGCCTCTGCACTCCCAGCAAACCCCCGGCTGATTGGTGAGCTCAGGGCTGTGATCGAAACCGCAAAGaggtgtgagaaaaaaaatcctgcagacAGCAGAGGTGATAACAATCCGGCACATCCAGAGCAGCTGCCATACCCCGACGACGcaggggaaaaacacacagcgtCGGCGAGGAGCCGTCTGTTTAGGTTAGCAAGcacagaagagcagcagcttgaTGAATATATATCAGGCCACTGCCAAAAGATGGCATTTAGCTGTATTTATAAGCATTCTCTGTCTATAATTAATATGGCAAACAGAACAGAGTtagaaaaatgtgacttttttcttaTTGATTTCCTTCATGTATTATTCAGGGTCAAAAGCTGCGGCTGTGAAACAAGGTAAATATCACCGAGTTTATCAGGAAGCAGGTCACACAGAAGAAATGTGACCACTGCCGCTTTTTCTTATGGAACAGACATGTTTACCTGCTTCAAATAAGCCTTTCATCAACTAACAAAAACTACTAACCATCTAAAATCtgtgaattaaataaaatagaaaagatAGAGTGTCACTTATCCTCCTAACTAAACTCTTTGCATTTACATAAAAATCatcctttttttaatccatacTTTACAGATAATCAGTGTCAGGCCCTGTTATCAAATGTTCCAGCACATCCTCTATGAAGAGAACCGTCTATACATCCATTACTGTCGCACACAGCGGTGCTCAGGCTGAACCAGAACACGCTTTATGAAGGACCCTAACCTGCAGGACACACTCAAATGGAAGCATTAAGCAAAGCTCTGGTTTTACTTAACAGGCGCGTTCATGGTAACGGTGTAATGTACACAGCTCTCAGCGTAAGCACGCTAATTAATCGGTGCAATTTGGCTTCTGAGCGGCGGAGTTGTACCTTCCATCCCCGAAGGTTCAGTCACACCTCAACACAATTAACAccaaccaggatgaagagagaaAACTGCTGGAGGACCCTGGGATCGAGCTGTATGGAATACCTTCACTCCGAAATATCAGTCGTTTGCTTCAGATCAACTcaaaggggtgtgtgtgtgttgtgtgtgtcagtgcagattggttacttaaaggtgctgtaggcaggattttaccagtcaatgctaatttttctgtgttttctttggattaaatgtcagagtatccattgataatcctttacgagtttagcataattgcactaccgcgagggcgcagcgtttccatctgtctctgttctgagctgaaaaggaatctcgacagctccaggtatctttgaccaatcagaagagcccatgaggctctaactgtgattggtcgaggggcattcgtcgcacgttcttgtgggaggggcttaacttgcgtaagagcgtgatgtcagagaaaacaggacaggattggctgtgctgggtttcaaaacgccatcttagatgggtcaaatcgccatcttgcttatgtaaccctaagcaagatggcggagatgcggaatcctgcctacagcacctttaagaaaaaagGAATCACA encodes:
- the gnai2b gene encoding guanine nucleotide-binding protein G(i) subunit alpha-2b isoform X2, giving the protein MKIIHEDGYSEDECKQYRAVVYSNTIQSIMAIVKAMASLKIDYSNPGRVDDAQQLFALSAAAEEQGILPEDLANVIRRLWGDGGIQSCFARSREYQLNDSAAYYLNDLERIAKADYIPTQQDVLRTRVKTTGIVETHFTFKELHFKMFDVGGQRSERKKWIHCFEGVTAIIFCVALSAYDLVLAEDEEMNRMHESMKLFDSICNNKWFTETSIILFLNKKDLFEEKITRSPLTICFPEYTGANKFDEAASYIQTKFEDLNKKKDTKEIYTHFTCATDTKNVQFVFDAVTDVIIKNNLKDCGLF